From the genome of Dryobates pubescens isolate bDryPub1 chromosome 5, bDryPub1.pri, whole genome shotgun sequence, one region includes:
- the C5H14orf132 gene encoding uncharacterized protein C14orf132 homolog, whose product MDLSFMAAQLPVMGGAFMDSPNEDFSTDYSLFNSSANVHAASSMQNPPEETSRSSNDAILLWIAIIATIGNIVVVGVVYAFTF is encoded by the coding sequence CTTCCTGTTATGGGAGGAGCCTTTATGGACTCACCCAACGAGGACTTTAGTACAGATTACTCCTTGTTTAACTCATCAGCCAACGTCCATGCAGCTTCTTCCATGCAGAATCCACCAGAAGAGACATCCCGGTCCTCAAATGATGCCATATTGTTATGGATTGCAATAATAGCAACGATTGGAAATATTGTGGTTGTGGGAGTGGTGTATGCCTTCACCTTCTAG